From Anopheles darlingi chromosome 2, idAnoDarlMG_H_01, whole genome shotgun sequence, the proteins below share one genomic window:
- the LOC125949004 gene encoding disheveled-associated activator of morphogenesis 1 isoform X2 has translation MFNEQQGIPTCPINLTTLRTRLPDLGSWSLPHICKEAVTSSGGNNGNGTTTDGATAGNYSSNITVTADAFYQPQTQTQLAADGTAVTVQPQAQQPHPHNQQYPHQQHNNNNNQHQLNYHQTNLHKFYKAHKKMPAFRGRRGWCGCLQDDEPPEICVVEGVFSLQTLTPTQPMPAIDELDSKFAELVEELDLTAPNKAAMMSLPPQKKWQIYCSRKSPLDCGPNGAPLATVPPSPEHYIERLKDMVIQLKACAPDESPIHEYGPKIESQTALFDALRTALRTSAHSFVIRFIELQGLPALLELLQALDIRVANSPLHTSLIGCIKALMNNSTGRSHVLAHPTGIDTIARSLAAENVRTKIAALEILGAVCLVPGGHKKVLTAMLRYQEYATERARFQGIVNDLDRSTGAYRDDVNLKTAIMSFINAVLNYGPGQENLEFRLHLRYEFLMLGIQPVIDKLRGHENETLNRHLDFFEMVRNEDEKELARKFDHEHVDTKSATAMFDLLRRKLSHSPAYPHLLSLLQHLLLLPPTGANAQHWLLFDRVVQQLVLQHEERPASDLIDPADAPAADKRSESGSCASASLKLQDPDVAPLAIDVRKIVKLLVKEEELVASRTRAEDLERENAEIAARLAKKEQDLDHRTQEKEDLETALARMRERLEKESANHSQAVQRALNAEMRAEDLQHRFTGEQQERMRLERLVSEGSIPDDQKVAGLNGGANCNGQMTAALPPPPPPPCKLPPPPPPPMMNAPSAPPPPPGGPGSVKLGAAVNGMAGGPPAPAAPKPEAPKKNVPQPAAPLKSFNWSKLPDSKLQGTVWSELDDTKWYNSIELESIDKLFSAYQKNGVANDGSIEDLRLIGKNKTKVLSVIDGRRAQNCTILLSKLKMSDEDISKAILSMDSNEQLPIDMVEQLLKFTPSAEERALLDEHSEDIDSLARADRFLYEISKIPHYEQRLRSLHYKKRFQVTVNDLAPRIASVMEASREVARSRKLRKLLELVLALGNYMNRGARGNASGFRLASLNRLADTKSSAAKGTTLLHYLVQIIEKKFKDILTLEEDLPHVKEASKVSLGEMDKDITMLRAGLTEVNREIEFHRSSGSSQPGDRFLPVMREFHAQASVRFAELEDQFQDMKTRFDRAVRLFGEDGSVVQPEEFFGIFDGFLSALMEAKQDNENFRRRQEEEEKRAKQEAELKKRTIERKSKEGLLSSVAKNLGLKSKHSNGTGPVTATDANNKGEFDDLISALRTGDVFGEDMAKFKRSRKTRLGPNGATNTSPPRSRNSIGREDSRERTGVVNRRQ, from the exons GGTATCCCGACGTGTCCGATCAACTTGACGACGCTCCGGACACGGTTGCCCGATCTCGGCAGCTGGAGTCTGCCCCACATATGCAAGGAAGCGGTCAcgagcagcggcggcaacaaCGGTAACGGTACGACGACGGACGGTGCCACTGCCGGGAattacagcagcaacattaccGTGACCGCAGACGCCTTCTATCAACCCCAGACGCAGACACAGCTGGCGGCCGACGGTACGGCCGTCACGGTGCAGCCCCAGGCCCAACAGCCGCACCCGCACAACCAACAGTatccgcaccagcagcacaacaacaacaataaccaaCACCAGCTGAACTACCACCAAACCAATCTGCACAAGTTCTACAAGGCACACAAGAAGATGCCGGCATTCCGGGGTCGCCGGGGCTGGTGCGGCTGTCTACAG GACGATGAACCGCCCGAGATCTGCGTGGTCGAGGGAGTGTTCTCGCTGCAGACGCTCACGCCCACCCAACCGATGCCGGCCATCGACGAGCTGGACAGCAAGTTCGCCGAGCTGGTGGAGGAGCTCGATCTAACCGCACCGAACAAGGCGGCCATGATGAGCCTTCCACCGCAGAAAAAGTGGCAGATCTACTGTTCGCGCAAGAGCCCCCTGGACTGCGGCCCAAACGGTGCACCGCTTGCTACCGTTCCGCCCTCACCGGAACACTACATCGAACGGTTGAAGGATATGGTGATACAGCTGAAGGCATGCGCCCCGGATGAGTCACCGATTCACGAGTACGGACCGAAGATCGAATCGCAGACGGCACTGTTCGATGCACTCCGTACGGCTCTCCGTACCTCGGCTCACAGCTTCGTGATTCGGTTCATCGAACTGCAGGGACTACCGGCACTACTTGAACTCCTGCAGGCACTCGATATCCGTGTGGCCAATAGCCCACTGCACACTAGTCTAATCGGGTGTATCAAGGCGCTGATGAACAACTCGACTGGCCGTTCGCACGTACTGGCTCATCCGACCGGCATCGATACGATCGCCCGTTCCTTGGCCGCCGAGAACGTCCGGACGAAGATCGCCGCACTCGAGATACTTGGGGCGGTCTGTTTGGTCCCGGGCGGCCACAAGAAGGTGCTGACGGCGATGCTACGCTACCAGGAGTATGCGACCGAACGGGCCCGCTTCCAGGGTATCGTGAAcgatctcgatcgctcgaCCGGTGCGTACCGGGATGACGTAAACCTGAAGACGGCCATCATGTCGTTCATTAACGCCGTCCTCAACTACGGTCCGGGGCAGGAGAATCTCGAGTTTCGGTTACATCTACGGTACGAGTTCCTGATGCTCGGTATCCAGCCGGTGATCGATAAGCTGCGCGGTCACGAGAACGAGACGCTTAACCGCCATCTGGACTTTTTCGAGATGGTCCggaacgaggacgagaaggagtTGGCCCGGAAGTTCGATCACGAGCACGTGGATACGAAGAGTGCGACGGCCATGTTTGATTTGCTGAGACGCAAGCTGAGCCATTCGCCGGCCTATCCACATCTGCTGTCGCTGTTGCAGcatctgctgttgttgccaccGACCGGGGCGAACGCACAGCACTGGCTGCTGTTCGATCGCGTCGTGCAGCAGTTGGTGTTGCAGCACGAGGAACGGCCGGCTAGTGATTTGATTGATCCGGCCGATGCACCGGCGGCCGATAAGCGATCGGAGAGTGGTTCGTGTGCGTCGGCGTCGCTGAAGTTGCAGGATCCGGACGTAGCACCGCTGGCGATTGACGTGCGGAAGATCGTGAAGTTGTtggtgaaggaggaagagctGGTGGCGTCCCGGACGCGGGCGGAGGATTTGGAGCGTGAGAATGCCGAGATTGCGGCCCGGCTTgcgaagaaggaacaggaTCTCGACCATCGGacgcaggagaaggaagatcTGGAGACGGCGTTAGCGAGAATGCGGGAACGGTTGGAGAAGGAGAGCGCCAACCATTCGCAGGCGGTTCAGCGGGCCTTGAATGCGGAGATGCGGGCGGAAGATCTGCAACATCGGTTCACTggggagcagcaggaacggaTGAGGTTGGAGCGCCTGGTATCGGAGGGTAGCATTCCGGATGATCAGAAGGTGGCGGGATTGAATGGTGGAGCGAACTGTAATGGACAGATGACGGCCGctctgccaccgccaccaccacccccatgTAAGctaccacctcctcctccaccaccgatgatgaaTGCACCGagtgcgccaccaccaccacccgggggtcCGGGGTCGGTGAAGCTCGGTGCTGCGGTCAATGGAATGGCCGGtggtccaccggcaccggcagcgccGAAGCCGGAGGCACCGAAGAAGAATGTACCGCAACCGGCCGCACCATTGAAGAGCTTCAACTGGTCGAAGCTGCCCGATAGTAAGCTGCAGGGAACGGTTTGGAGCGAACTGGACGACACCAAGTGGTACAACAGCATCGAGCTGGAGTCGATCGATAAGCTCTTTTCGGCCTACCAGAAGAACGGTGTGGCG aacgATGGTTCGATCGAGGATCTTCGGCTGATTGGCAAGAACAAGACCAAGGTACTGTCTGTGATTGATGGGCGCCGGGCCCAGAACTGCACCATCCTGCTCAGCAAGCTCAAGATGTCCGATGAGGATATTTCCAA GGCTATCCTGTCTATGGACTCGAACGAGCAGCTTCCGATAGACATGGTGGAACAGCTGCTCAAATTTACTCCCTCGGCTGAAGAGCGTGCGCTGCTGGATGAACACTCGGAGGACATCGACTCACTGGCCCGTGCCGATCGGTTTCTGTATGAAATCTCCAA AATACCTCACTACGAGCAGCGACTGCGCAGTCTGCACTACAAGAAGCGGTTCCAGGTGACGGTGAACGATCTGGCACCGAGAATTGCGAGCGTCATGGAAGCGTCCCGTGAGGTGGCCCGCTCGAGGAAGCTACGCAAACTGCTGGAGCTTGTTCTAGCGCTCGGTAACTACATGAACCGTGGGGCGCGTGGCAatgcgtccggattccggttggcGTCATTGAACCGGCTCGCCGATACCAAGTCGAGTGCGGCCAAGGGTACGACGCTGCTGCACTATCTGGTGCAGATTATCGAGAAGAAGTTTAAGGATATTCTGACACTCGAGGAGGATCTGCCGCACGTGAAGGAAGCCTCGAAGGTGTCGCTCGGCGAGATGGACAAGGATATTACGATGCTGCGGGCGGGCCTGACGGAGGTGAACCGGGAGATCGAGTTCCACCGGAGCAGCGGCAGTTCGCAGCCCGGCGATCGGTTTCTGCCCGTGATGCGCGAGTTCCACGCGCAGGCTTCGGTGCGGTTCGCCGAGCTGGAGGATCAGTTCCAGGATATGAAGACAAG GTTCGATCGTGCCGTGCGGCTGTTCGGTGAGGATGGATCGGTCGTGCAGCCCGAAGAGTTCTTCGGCATCTTCGATGGATTCCTGTCCGCGCTAATGGAAGCGAAGCAGGACAACGAGAACTTCCGGCGGCggcaagaagaggaggaaaagcgCGCCAAACAGGAGGCTGAG CTCAAGAAGCGTACCATCGAGCGTAAATCGAAGGAAGGGCTACTCAGCTCGGTGGCCAAGAACTTGGGACTCAAGTCGAAGCACAGCAACGGTACGGGCCCGGTAACGGCCACCGATGCCAACAATAAGGGCGAATTTGACGATCTAATTTCGGCCCTCCGGACTGGTGACGTTTTTGGTGAGGATATGGCCAAGTTTAAGCGATCGCGCAAAACCCGGCTAGGGCCAAATGGGGCCACCAACACGTCACCACCGCGCAGCCGGAACAGTATCGGCCGGGAGGATAGCCGTGAACGGACCGGGGTCGTCAATCGGCGGCAGTAA
- the LOC125949004 gene encoding disheveled-associated activator of morphogenesis 1 isoform X1 → MCSKNNFNVIMEKINTGIPTCPINLTTLRTRLPDLGSWSLPHICKEAVTSSGGNNGNGTTTDGATAGNYSSNITVTADAFYQPQTQTQLAADGTAVTVQPQAQQPHPHNQQYPHQQHNNNNNQHQLNYHQTNLHKFYKAHKKMPAFRGRRGWCGCLQDDEPPEICVVEGVFSLQTLTPTQPMPAIDELDSKFAELVEELDLTAPNKAAMMSLPPQKKWQIYCSRKSPLDCGPNGAPLATVPPSPEHYIERLKDMVIQLKACAPDESPIHEYGPKIESQTALFDALRTALRTSAHSFVIRFIELQGLPALLELLQALDIRVANSPLHTSLIGCIKALMNNSTGRSHVLAHPTGIDTIARSLAAENVRTKIAALEILGAVCLVPGGHKKVLTAMLRYQEYATERARFQGIVNDLDRSTGAYRDDVNLKTAIMSFINAVLNYGPGQENLEFRLHLRYEFLMLGIQPVIDKLRGHENETLNRHLDFFEMVRNEDEKELARKFDHEHVDTKSATAMFDLLRRKLSHSPAYPHLLSLLQHLLLLPPTGANAQHWLLFDRVVQQLVLQHEERPASDLIDPADAPAADKRSESGSCASASLKLQDPDVAPLAIDVRKIVKLLVKEEELVASRTRAEDLERENAEIAARLAKKEQDLDHRTQEKEDLETALARMRERLEKESANHSQAVQRALNAEMRAEDLQHRFTGEQQERMRLERLVSEGSIPDDQKVAGLNGGANCNGQMTAALPPPPPPPCKLPPPPPPPMMNAPSAPPPPPGGPGSVKLGAAVNGMAGGPPAPAAPKPEAPKKNVPQPAAPLKSFNWSKLPDSKLQGTVWSELDDTKWYNSIELESIDKLFSAYQKNGVANDGSIEDLRLIGKNKTKVLSVIDGRRAQNCTILLSKLKMSDEDISKAILSMDSNEQLPIDMVEQLLKFTPSAEERALLDEHSEDIDSLARADRFLYEISKIPHYEQRLRSLHYKKRFQVTVNDLAPRIASVMEASREVARSRKLRKLLELVLALGNYMNRGARGNASGFRLASLNRLADTKSSAAKGTTLLHYLVQIIEKKFKDILTLEEDLPHVKEASKVSLGEMDKDITMLRAGLTEVNREIEFHRSSGSSQPGDRFLPVMREFHAQASVRFAELEDQFQDMKTRFDRAVRLFGEDGSVVQPEEFFGIFDGFLSALMEAKQDNENFRRRQEEEEKRAKQEAELKKRTIERKSKEGLLSSVAKNLGLKSKHSNGTGPVTATDANNKGEFDDLISALRTGDVFGEDMAKFKRSRKTRLGPNGATNTSPPRSRNSIGREDSRERTGVVNRRQ, encoded by the exons GGTATCCCGACGTGTCCGATCAACTTGACGACGCTCCGGACACGGTTGCCCGATCTCGGCAGCTGGAGTCTGCCCCACATATGCAAGGAAGCGGTCAcgagcagcggcggcaacaaCGGTAACGGTACGACGACGGACGGTGCCACTGCCGGGAattacagcagcaacattaccGTGACCGCAGACGCCTTCTATCAACCCCAGACGCAGACACAGCTGGCGGCCGACGGTACGGCCGTCACGGTGCAGCCCCAGGCCCAACAGCCGCACCCGCACAACCAACAGTatccgcaccagcagcacaacaacaacaataaccaaCACCAGCTGAACTACCACCAAACCAATCTGCACAAGTTCTACAAGGCACACAAGAAGATGCCGGCATTCCGGGGTCGCCGGGGCTGGTGCGGCTGTCTACAG GACGATGAACCGCCCGAGATCTGCGTGGTCGAGGGAGTGTTCTCGCTGCAGACGCTCACGCCCACCCAACCGATGCCGGCCATCGACGAGCTGGACAGCAAGTTCGCCGAGCTGGTGGAGGAGCTCGATCTAACCGCACCGAACAAGGCGGCCATGATGAGCCTTCCACCGCAGAAAAAGTGGCAGATCTACTGTTCGCGCAAGAGCCCCCTGGACTGCGGCCCAAACGGTGCACCGCTTGCTACCGTTCCGCCCTCACCGGAACACTACATCGAACGGTTGAAGGATATGGTGATACAGCTGAAGGCATGCGCCCCGGATGAGTCACCGATTCACGAGTACGGACCGAAGATCGAATCGCAGACGGCACTGTTCGATGCACTCCGTACGGCTCTCCGTACCTCGGCTCACAGCTTCGTGATTCGGTTCATCGAACTGCAGGGACTACCGGCACTACTTGAACTCCTGCAGGCACTCGATATCCGTGTGGCCAATAGCCCACTGCACACTAGTCTAATCGGGTGTATCAAGGCGCTGATGAACAACTCGACTGGCCGTTCGCACGTACTGGCTCATCCGACCGGCATCGATACGATCGCCCGTTCCTTGGCCGCCGAGAACGTCCGGACGAAGATCGCCGCACTCGAGATACTTGGGGCGGTCTGTTTGGTCCCGGGCGGCCACAAGAAGGTGCTGACGGCGATGCTACGCTACCAGGAGTATGCGACCGAACGGGCCCGCTTCCAGGGTATCGTGAAcgatctcgatcgctcgaCCGGTGCGTACCGGGATGACGTAAACCTGAAGACGGCCATCATGTCGTTCATTAACGCCGTCCTCAACTACGGTCCGGGGCAGGAGAATCTCGAGTTTCGGTTACATCTACGGTACGAGTTCCTGATGCTCGGTATCCAGCCGGTGATCGATAAGCTGCGCGGTCACGAGAACGAGACGCTTAACCGCCATCTGGACTTTTTCGAGATGGTCCggaacgaggacgagaaggagtTGGCCCGGAAGTTCGATCACGAGCACGTGGATACGAAGAGTGCGACGGCCATGTTTGATTTGCTGAGACGCAAGCTGAGCCATTCGCCGGCCTATCCACATCTGCTGTCGCTGTTGCAGcatctgctgttgttgccaccGACCGGGGCGAACGCACAGCACTGGCTGCTGTTCGATCGCGTCGTGCAGCAGTTGGTGTTGCAGCACGAGGAACGGCCGGCTAGTGATTTGATTGATCCGGCCGATGCACCGGCGGCCGATAAGCGATCGGAGAGTGGTTCGTGTGCGTCGGCGTCGCTGAAGTTGCAGGATCCGGACGTAGCACCGCTGGCGATTGACGTGCGGAAGATCGTGAAGTTGTtggtgaaggaggaagagctGGTGGCGTCCCGGACGCGGGCGGAGGATTTGGAGCGTGAGAATGCCGAGATTGCGGCCCGGCTTgcgaagaaggaacaggaTCTCGACCATCGGacgcaggagaaggaagatcTGGAGACGGCGTTAGCGAGAATGCGGGAACGGTTGGAGAAGGAGAGCGCCAACCATTCGCAGGCGGTTCAGCGGGCCTTGAATGCGGAGATGCGGGCGGAAGATCTGCAACATCGGTTCACTggggagcagcaggaacggaTGAGGTTGGAGCGCCTGGTATCGGAGGGTAGCATTCCGGATGATCAGAAGGTGGCGGGATTGAATGGTGGAGCGAACTGTAATGGACAGATGACGGCCGctctgccaccgccaccaccacccccatgTAAGctaccacctcctcctccaccaccgatgatgaaTGCACCGagtgcgccaccaccaccacccgggggtcCGGGGTCGGTGAAGCTCGGTGCTGCGGTCAATGGAATGGCCGGtggtccaccggcaccggcagcgccGAAGCCGGAGGCACCGAAGAAGAATGTACCGCAACCGGCCGCACCATTGAAGAGCTTCAACTGGTCGAAGCTGCCCGATAGTAAGCTGCAGGGAACGGTTTGGAGCGAACTGGACGACACCAAGTGGTACAACAGCATCGAGCTGGAGTCGATCGATAAGCTCTTTTCGGCCTACCAGAAGAACGGTGTGGCG aacgATGGTTCGATCGAGGATCTTCGGCTGATTGGCAAGAACAAGACCAAGGTACTGTCTGTGATTGATGGGCGCCGGGCCCAGAACTGCACCATCCTGCTCAGCAAGCTCAAGATGTCCGATGAGGATATTTCCAA GGCTATCCTGTCTATGGACTCGAACGAGCAGCTTCCGATAGACATGGTGGAACAGCTGCTCAAATTTACTCCCTCGGCTGAAGAGCGTGCGCTGCTGGATGAACACTCGGAGGACATCGACTCACTGGCCCGTGCCGATCGGTTTCTGTATGAAATCTCCAA AATACCTCACTACGAGCAGCGACTGCGCAGTCTGCACTACAAGAAGCGGTTCCAGGTGACGGTGAACGATCTGGCACCGAGAATTGCGAGCGTCATGGAAGCGTCCCGTGAGGTGGCCCGCTCGAGGAAGCTACGCAAACTGCTGGAGCTTGTTCTAGCGCTCGGTAACTACATGAACCGTGGGGCGCGTGGCAatgcgtccggattccggttggcGTCATTGAACCGGCTCGCCGATACCAAGTCGAGTGCGGCCAAGGGTACGACGCTGCTGCACTATCTGGTGCAGATTATCGAGAAGAAGTTTAAGGATATTCTGACACTCGAGGAGGATCTGCCGCACGTGAAGGAAGCCTCGAAGGTGTCGCTCGGCGAGATGGACAAGGATATTACGATGCTGCGGGCGGGCCTGACGGAGGTGAACCGGGAGATCGAGTTCCACCGGAGCAGCGGCAGTTCGCAGCCCGGCGATCGGTTTCTGCCCGTGATGCGCGAGTTCCACGCGCAGGCTTCGGTGCGGTTCGCCGAGCTGGAGGATCAGTTCCAGGATATGAAGACAAG GTTCGATCGTGCCGTGCGGCTGTTCGGTGAGGATGGATCGGTCGTGCAGCCCGAAGAGTTCTTCGGCATCTTCGATGGATTCCTGTCCGCGCTAATGGAAGCGAAGCAGGACAACGAGAACTTCCGGCGGCggcaagaagaggaggaaaagcgCGCCAAACAGGAGGCTGAG CTCAAGAAGCGTACCATCGAGCGTAAATCGAAGGAAGGGCTACTCAGCTCGGTGGCCAAGAACTTGGGACTCAAGTCGAAGCACAGCAACGGTACGGGCCCGGTAACGGCCACCGATGCCAACAATAAGGGCGAATTTGACGATCTAATTTCGGCCCTCCGGACTGGTGACGTTTTTGGTGAGGATATGGCCAAGTTTAAGCGATCGCGCAAAACCCGGCTAGGGCCAAATGGGGCCACCAACACGTCACCACCGCGCAGCCGGAACAGTATCGGCCGGGAGGATAGCCGTGAACGGACCGGGGTCGTCAATCGGCGGCAGTAA
- the LOC125949026 gene encoding poly(A) RNA polymerase, mitochondrial has protein sequence MLHIYRTTLRTHRRTLGEQLGRVLQPAVTGMMPLSTLQSPWPIRHCSANNVRTFDTMLKARRAEARRSVLVQVSSERSYNELYRYCSQFGEITSAHHYRVDGDSSSDGDCHYILLEYKNREEADAAMQSGVFSTERPGVRARSIFMWFRTGPKPRLVAPTNDTVRQLALVDGSRPIDEQELNALLASAETIDDQVTVLHRVTKLNDLGKRLRFLAVRQLESSLQGMFPQAVAHPFGSSVNGYGRMGCDLDVILDLDCRSGEPPDRNARLVYHTKATNPNERTQVQRQLESIGDVLQLFLPGVNSVRRILKARVPIVKYHHEHLDLEIDLTMNNKAGVYMSELLYLFGELDHRVRPLTFAIRRWAQAVGLTNQAPGYWITNFSLTMLVMYFLQQLPAPILPSINKLIQLSAATKESNGVVPPLARLGGDGEDAEWVCSFLKNPSIYECFRSTNQSTLEELLHQFFTFYAQFDFNQRAISLNIAGTILKPDHCPMYIVNPLETVLNVSKNVNLEETELFRIQVRNALWLLETHGKEAVVQAGSEPSEWGLVSLFGPRKQLERITPQMFFTKRMLNVKDIFDEVPADDATGRHPASYRNPAVKNQIASIHRSTKAAIGKLQGGSAGGANGGRSTVVEGTNVKLKGGNTKRR, from the exons ATGTTGCATATCTACCGCACAACGCTTCGTACCCACCGGAGAACACTGGGCGAGCAGTTGGGGAGGGTACTACAACCGGCGGTGACCGGCATGATGCCGCTCAGCACTCTTCAATCGCCCTGGCCGATTCGACACTGCAGTG CCAACAATGTTCGTACGTTTGACACGATGCTCAAGGCGCGGCGTGCCGAAGCCCGACGTAGCGTGCTGGTCCAAGTAAGCTCCGAGCGATCGTACAACGAACTGTACCGGTATTGCTCCCAGTTCGGTGAGATCACCAGTGCGCATCATTACCGGGTAGATGGGGACAGTAGCAGCGACGGTGATTGCCATTACATTCTGCTCGAGTATAAAAACCGGGAGGAGGCAGACGCGGCCATGCAATCGGGTGTATTCAGCACAGAAAGGCCCGGCGTAAGGGCCCGCTCGATATTTATGTGGTTCCGTACCGGACCTAAACCACGCCTCGTTGCCCCCACAAACGACACTGTCCGCCAGCTGGCCCTTGTCGATGGTTCGCGACCGATCGATGAGCAGGAACTGAACGCACTGCTAGCGTCAGCGGAAACGATCGATGATCAGGTGACGGTGCTTCATCGTGTCACGAAACTGAACGATCTCGGTAAACGGTTACGGTTTCTGGCCGTGCGACAGCTGGAATCATCGCTACAGGGTATGTTTCCCCAGGCGGTTGCCCATCCCTTCGGTTCCTCCGTCAACGGGTACGGCCGGATGGGGTGCGATTTGGATGTGAtactcgatctcgattgcCGATCGGGTGAACCACCGGATCGGAACGCACGGCTCGTATACCACACCAAAGCAACGAATCCCAACGAGCGAACCCAGGTACAGCGACAGCTAGAATCGATCGGTGACGTGCTGCAGCTCTTCCTGCCCGGCGTAAACAGCGTACGGCGCATACTGAAGGCCCGTGTCCCGATCGTAAAGTACCATCACGAGCATCTGGATCTCGAGATCGATCTGACGATGAACAATAAGGCGGGAGTGTACATGTCCGAGCTGCTGTATCTCTTCGGTGAACTGGACCACCGAGTACGGCCCCTTACGTTCGCCATACGGCGATGGGCACAGGCCGTCGGTTTGACTAACCAGGCACCGGGTTACTGGATCACAAACTTCTCGCTCACCATGCTGGTCATGTACTTTCTGCAGCAACTCCCAGCACCGATCCTGCCTTCGATCAACAAGCTGATACAGCTGAGTGCGGCCACAAAGGAGTCGAATGGCGTTGTGCCACCCCTGGCACGGcttggtggcgatggtgaggaTGCCGAGTGGGTTTGCAGCTTTCTGAAGAATCCCTCGATCTACGAGTGCTTCCGGAGCACGAATCAGTCCACGCTCGAGGAGCTACTGCACCAATTCTTTACCTTTTACGCTCAGTTCGATTTCAATCAGCGTGCGATCAGCTTGAACATCGCCGGAACGATCCTAAAGCCCGACCACTGTCCGATGTACATCGTCAATCCGCTGGAAACGGTGCTGAACGTGAGCAAAAATGTGAACCTCGAAGAGACGGAACTGTTCCGGATACAGGTGCGGAATGCCCTGTGGTTGCTCGAAACGCATGGCAAGGAAGCGGTGGTGCAAGCGGGCAGTGAACCGTCCGAGTGGGGACTGGTCAGTTTGTTCGGTCCGCGGAAACAGCTGGAACGGATTACGCCACAAATGTTCTTCACCAAGCGGATGCTCAACGTGAAGGACATCTTTGATGAGGTGCCCGCGGATGATGCTACCGGACGGCATCCGGCATCGTACCGGAATCCGGCAGTCAAAAACCAAATCGCTTCCATTCACCGTTCGACGAAGGCCGCTATCGGTAAACTGCAAGgcggtagtgctggtggtgctaacGGTGGCCGAAGTACGGTCGTCGAAGGCACGAATGTAAAGCTAAAAGGAGGAAACACGAAGCGTCGGTGA